The uncultured Eubacteriales bacterium region AAAAAGCCACATAATATAGCCGCGGCTAAGAGGATAGTCAGCAAAGGCCACAGGCTGCCGAAATAAAAAACATCGTCCACCATCAATTTATATCCCCAAGTCGCAGGGAAAATTTCGCCCACAATTTTAAGAATCCGTGGGAGCAAATCAACAGAAAACATGATTCCCGACAGCATAATGGATGGTAGGAATATCAATTGTGAAATCATAGTGAGTTTTGCCTGGTTTTTCACTGCCAGCCCCAGAACACTCCCAATACTTAATGATACCACGATAAAAATTGCCAACGCGCCAAAATATAACGGCAGACTTGCCGGTGGTGTTGCGTCAAAAACAATGGGGCCGACGATATATATTATCGTGCACATAATCAATAGATGGATAAACGCGGACAAAACCATCGAAAGCAGTCCAAGATACAACGGTACCCCATTGGCCTTGTACACTTTCTTTACGTCACTTCCATATATCTCTACAAGGGAGGGCGGCAAGCCTATCAGCGCGCCCGTTGATACGCCCAGCACAGTCATGGACTGTATAAGCGTATACTTGGCCTCCGGGTTTAAGGATGTAAATATCCCCCCCATAACAGCAAAGAACAAAAGAGGAACCACATAACAAGTAATCAACAGTGATTTGCTCCGTATGTCCAGTTTCCATTGCAATGCCACGCCGTACAAAAACGCACTCATTCGGCATCCCCCCTTGCTATGTCGATAAAATGCTGTTCAAGCGTTCCCCTATCTATTTTAATATCCAGCACAGCAATTCCCCGCTGCTTAAAATCTTCAAGCAAAGTGAGCATGGTATCCCCGATATTGTCAGATTCAAAACTCTCATCACCTTGCTCGGTCTTGATGTGAAGGGTATAGCGCTTGCCGATTTTAGATGTCAACTCTGCAACCGTACCTAAAAAGGCAATATTGCCATCATTTATAATCGCAATGCGGTCACACAGGCTTTCAACCTCCGCCATATCGTGGCTGGCTAAAATGATTGTCTTTCCTTGCGATTTCAGTTTTCGAATTTGATCATGGAGCGATATTCTGCCTTCGACGTCAAGCCCGGCAGTCGGTTCATCGAGAAACACAATTTCCGGGTCGCTGATTAATGCAAGGGCTAGATGCAAACGCCGCTTTTGCCCCGTTGACAGTTCTATGTATAGCTTTTTCGTCAGTTCGTTAATTCCAAGAGCTGTAAGCATGGAATAGTCTATTTCTGTTTTATTCCATTTCGCGAATAACCGTACAGCTTCCATCGGTTTAATATGGGCCGGGAGAGATGCCGATTGCAGCTGAATACCCATCCTGCCATTTACTACGATACTGCCGCTATCATACTTTCGTAAGCTCTCGATACATTCAAGGGCCGTGGTTTTGCCTGCTCCGTTTACGCCAAGCAACGCAAAAATTTCACCTTTTATAACATTGAAATTTAAATCCTTCAGTACAATATGATCACCATAACTTTTCTTTAGCCTTTCAATCTGTATGGCATAGCTCATTTTGCTCCCTCCTCTAGCGGATTATAGCCCAATGTCATAAAATAGGTTCCTAACGCGGATTCGATGAAAGCGTTGGCAATCGCTTGTTTTTCTTTCCACTCATTGTCCGGGCTATTAAAGTTTCCAGTCTCCATAAGTATGGACAGCATACTCATATCTCCGCCCGTAAATTCCATAAGCATTTCCCAAAATTCTTTGGCAAGCTGTTGTCCCTTCTCACTTTCGGGCGGTACGCCCTCTTTTTGAAACTGTATGGTTTCATCGAGCAGGCGTGTGAAGGTCTTCATCATCGCGGTACCGCTATCCTTATCAAAGCGACTCCGAAAATGGTCAAGGGTCTGATCATCGAAATGTTTGATCAGCCAGTAGAACTCATTTTTCATTTGTAGATTTATAATAATATCAGCGTATTTCTTGAAATCCACCGCTTGCATTTGCAGAACTTCCGCTTTTAACGTTTCTATCTCTATAAGGGACTCAGATAGGGTTTCTATCTTTTTCCGTATGGCGGCGGCTTGTTCGGCAAGCGTGCCCGCAACATCGGCCGGGGTATCAAGAGAAATCAGACGATTTTTTATATCATCCAATGAAAATCCCAGAGACTTCATTGACAAAATTTGATAGAGCTTAATCACATCTTTGTCGGTATAGAGCCTACGGCCGCCTTCGCTCTCTGATGATGGCGCAAGCAGGCCTTCTTTGTCGTAATATTGCAGGGTACGGACGGTGACGCCCATTTTCTTTGCGACCTCTCCAGCGGTCATATATCCTTTCGGTATTGCCTTGTATTTTTGCATATTTCCACCCCCCTTTCCTATATTATAATTCATTACGTTACGTAACAATCAAGGCGTTTTTATGATTTTTAAATTGGCAAGAATAGTTCTGTTTTTCAAGCATAGACGCCACTAAACGCGAAGCATTGCAAGTATCAATAACTATCACATTTTTGACTGCTTTTAAGCGCCTATTGTTGCGTCATGACGTTACCGCTCCATTTCCTTGCTTTTCTTGCCGAAAGAACTTTTTAACAGTCTGAGGGGCGCATGCAGTCTTGCATGCGCCCCTCTTATGTCATTGCTTTATTAACTCAACGTTATCTATGCAGCTCCAGTCACCGGCGTTGCCCTGGGTATAGAAAGCAACGGTACACTTCCCATTCGTGACCTGAATACCTGTTATTTCTACCCTCACCCATGGAGTACTGACAGGGATGGTGACATTTTTCTCTCCAGCACCGCCAAAGTCGGTGGCGAGCAGCTTATTCTGTGTCTGACCACCGCCGGACTGGACCATAGCCCGCAGCGTGTAGGTACCATTTTCCAATCCATAGATGGTCTGCCATGTGTATGCGTCATGGGCTTGCGCCGAATAATGGACTACATGGAAACGGCCGGAGGCAGAGCTGCTGTTCTTTTCCAAATAGGTGGATTCGGGATTTGCGCCCTCAAAATGCCACCCCTCGGGCGCGGCGGCGACGCATCCATCATCCTCAAAGCTCCCATTGATCACCAAGTTCCCGTTTCCAAAGGAGGGGATACCATCCGCATAACCGCAGGCAAAAGAGAGGTCGTCAATGTAGTAGTCTCCGCGCCAGTAGAAGCCCAGGCGAATCTCTGAGATATGCTGCCGGTCAAAGCCGTCCGCCCCGGCCACCGGCACCCAGATGCGGGTCCAATTCTCATATACAGTCTTTTCATGGCTCCATGCGGAGGATTCCTTACCGCTCTGGTCCACAAAGGTGACCTTGACGGTGCATCCCGTCGGATTCACCATGTCTT contains the following coding sequences:
- a CDS encoding ABC-2 type transporter translates to MSAFLYGVALQWKLDIRSKSLLITCYVVPLLFFAVMGGIFTSLNPEAKYTLIQSMTVLGVSTGALIGLPPSLVEIYGSDVKKVYKANGVPLYLGLLSMVLSAFIHLLIMCTIIYIVGPIVFDATPPASLPLYFGALAIFIVVSLSIGSVLGLAVKNQAKLTMISQLIFLPSIMLSGIMFSVDLLPRILKIVGEIFPATWGYKLMVDDVFYFGSLWPLLTILLAAAILCGFLLKRRQSE
- a CDS encoding Sulfate-transporting ATPase; amino-acid sequence: MSYAIQIERLKKSYGDHIVLKDLNFNVIKGEIFALLGVNGAGKTTALECIESLRKYDSGSIVVNGRMGIQLQSASLPAHIKPMEAVRLFAKWNKTEIDYSMLTALGINELTKKLYIELSTGQKRRLHLALALISDPEIVFLDEPTAGLDVEGRISLHDQIRKLKSQGKTIILASHDMAEVESLCDRIAIINDGNIAFLGTVAELTSKIGKRYTLHIKTEQGDESFESDNIGDTMLTLLEDFKQRGIAVLDIKIDRGTLEQHFIDIARGDAE
- a CDS encoding Transcriptional regulator, MerR family; the encoded protein is MQKYKAIPKGYMTAGEVAKKMGVTVRTLQYYDKEGLLAPSSESEGGRRLYTDKDVIKLYQILSMKSLGFSLDDIKNRLISLDTPADVAGTLAEQAAAIRKKIETLSESLIEIETLKAEVLQMQAVDFKKYADIIINLQMKNEFYWLIKHFDDQTLDHFRSRFDKDSGTAMMKTFTRLLDETIQFQKEGVPPESEKGQQLAKEFWEMLMEFTGGDMSMLSILMETGNFNSPDNEWKEKQAIANAFIESALGTYFMTLGYNPLEEGAK